A genome region from Candidatus Microthrix parvicella Bio17-1 includes the following:
- a CDS encoding FAD-dependent oxidoreductase: MDGIWSMATHFPLNRRPFWLRAHALAMNCGYIDPQPPKPCPIRTGPKCLRTRYDALVVGTGPAGSVLAYRLARAGLNVGVLERGRAQQTGTFPESPGELLSQAQLWRHGRRVGPADGLFDLRVFDDLMVLTGCGVGGTSLINASVSVVPDESVMGDRRWPTAIREDPEWPHDFDRVGSMVGTTPLPDGRRVDKLTALEAMAEAEEVGGVVQRAPLNVAFEDGFNSTGEYMTACNGCGNCMTGCNVGAKQTYDRNYLYGARRLGASVFARCSVQRVEATAHGWAVVVADTMDPSVQRRVEADQVLLAAGALGSTEILLRSRAVGLDVSPMLGQRFSGNGDLIAWGFDTDAHVGSVGVPGDSGDGWLGVGPTITGMIRGTPKDAAPDDPGVDAWMMQDGTVPVAFARLTPLLIAISAILDKLPLNEGPGRIRDWLRSLMDGPYAGAVGRTTTTLFMSADDAEGEVVLAGSGIDIRWPGAGMQRSLTEGGRRLAAAARELGGRPVGNPGHRGRLGNRPVSVHPLGGCVMSCDAGDGVVNDRGQVYAGAMGRHVHRGLYVTDGSIIPRSLGANPSLTIAALAERTARLLLLELGLDPDPVEPVSPPEGSSAEGTAPVVVGPQVRFGERLGGHVMVDGQASPITLSLRVAVDDPAEVRRDPEGTTLRVTGTVEAPLLHPAPMTVTWGTLRLVVEDPDQSVGHRMEYRLGLRDVAGGRYRLDADKLILDQPGMDWLWDATEMVVAIHPEFGDPPEQGAIRSYGMARLAPFDAVRMGLSFRGPQGGSFREQAGAIGSFLGAFALPMTGAFGKVAVAGKELRDAQRKLERRRELALPEPTRSWLDRNGTWSDAMPAEPVVGLSRFRGGTAGPVLLAPGFGMSSDHYLLDAAAPNLTEVLVAAGYDVWLFDYRSSILFPGAGSPSNLDEIARLDWPAAVNRVRSEAGAEEVSVVAHCVGSATVLMSLLDGLEGVGSVVCSQMSAHFDVPGFTRLRARLRPGPKLEALGFTSVFPDRGTGLSARLADLAVRSTPLAHGERCDSPVCRWVFFFYGPTHAHANLDRYTHDRIAELFGEGSLRGMDHVGAMFTSGRLVDAAGDDSYMPHVERLKLPILFLAGTRNRLVLPSGSARSVAWLRSHHGPDLHHRIELPGYAHLDGLLGRRAHRDVFPHIVDFLGDHR, encoded by the coding sequence ATGGACGGCATCTGGTCAATGGCCACTCATTTTCCACTCAATCGCCGTCCATTCTGGTTGCGTGCTCACGCTCTGGCGATGAACTGTGGGTACATCGACCCACAGCCCCCGAAACCCTGTCCGATTCGAACCGGGCCCAAGTGCCTGCGCACGCGCTATGACGCGCTCGTGGTGGGCACCGGTCCCGCCGGTTCCGTTTTGGCCTACCGGCTGGCTCGCGCCGGGCTGAACGTCGGTGTCCTCGAGCGCGGGCGGGCCCAGCAAACCGGAACGTTTCCCGAATCGCCCGGCGAGCTGCTGTCCCAGGCCCAACTGTGGCGTCACGGTCGCCGGGTCGGCCCGGCGGACGGGCTCTTCGATCTGCGCGTCTTCGACGACCTGATGGTGCTGACCGGTTGCGGCGTGGGAGGGACCTCGTTGATCAACGCGTCGGTCTCGGTGGTGCCCGACGAGAGCGTGATGGGCGACCGGCGCTGGCCGACGGCGATCAGGGAGGATCCGGAGTGGCCACATGATTTCGACCGCGTGGGGTCCATGGTGGGCACCACGCCGTTGCCCGATGGGCGCAGGGTCGACAAGCTGACTGCGCTGGAGGCCATGGCCGAGGCCGAGGAGGTTGGCGGAGTGGTCCAGCGGGCGCCCCTCAACGTGGCTTTTGAGGACGGCTTCAACAGCACCGGCGAATACATGACGGCATGTAACGGGTGTGGCAATTGCATGACCGGGTGCAATGTCGGAGCGAAACAAACCTACGACCGCAACTATCTGTATGGGGCACGCCGCCTTGGCGCCTCGGTGTTCGCCCGGTGTTCGGTGCAACGGGTTGAGGCCACGGCGCACGGCTGGGCGGTGGTGGTGGCCGACACGATGGACCCATCGGTGCAGCGCCGCGTGGAGGCCGATCAGGTGCTGCTGGCGGCCGGCGCCCTTGGTTCCACCGAAATCCTGCTCAGATCCAGAGCGGTCGGTTTGGACGTCTCGCCCATGTTGGGTCAACGCTTCTCCGGCAACGGCGACCTGATCGCGTGGGGGTTCGACACCGACGCCCATGTGGGCTCGGTGGGCGTGCCCGGCGATTCCGGCGATGGCTGGCTGGGGGTCGGACCCACGATCACCGGGATGATCCGTGGTACCCCGAAGGACGCCGCGCCGGATGATCCAGGCGTTGACGCCTGGATGATGCAGGACGGCACCGTGCCGGTGGCCTTCGCCCGGCTGACCCCCCTGCTGATCGCAATCTCCGCGATCCTCGACAAATTGCCCCTGAACGAGGGGCCCGGACGCATTCGCGACTGGTTGCGTTCGCTCATGGACGGTCCGTATGCCGGGGCGGTCGGCCGCACCACCACCACCTTGTTCATGTCGGCCGACGATGCCGAGGGCGAGGTGGTGTTGGCCGGTTCGGGGATCGATATCCGCTGGCCGGGCGCCGGCATGCAGCGGTCACTCACCGAGGGCGGACGGCGGCTGGCAGCGGCGGCGCGCGAACTGGGCGGGCGCCCGGTGGGTAACCCGGGCCACCGCGGTCGACTGGGCAACCGGCCGGTGTCGGTGCATCCCCTTGGCGGCTGCGTGATGTCGTGTGACGCAGGCGACGGCGTCGTCAACGATCGCGGGCAGGTGTACGCCGGGGCGATGGGTCGACACGTGCATCGGGGCCTGTACGTGACCGATGGGTCGATCATTCCTCGGTCGTTGGGGGCAAACCCGTCGCTCACCATCGCGGCCCTGGCTGAGCGGACAGCCCGGCTGTTGCTGCTGGAGTTGGGCCTCGATCCGGACCCGGTCGAGCCGGTGTCCCCGCCCGAGGGGTCATCGGCCGAAGGGACGGCGCCGGTGGTGGTCGGCCCACAGGTTCGCTTTGGTGAGCGCCTTGGTGGTCACGTGATGGTCGATGGTCAGGCCTCGCCGATCACGCTGTCGCTGCGGGTGGCGGTGGACGACCCCGCTGAGGTGCGTCGCGACCCTGAGGGCACAACGCTTCGGGTCACCGGCACCGTGGAGGCGCCGCTACTGCACCCCGCGCCGATGACGGTCACCTGGGGCACGTTGCGGTTGGTGGTTGAGGACCCTGATCAGTCGGTGGGGCACCGCATGGAATACCGGCTGGGCCTTCGTGACGTTGCCGGCGGGCGGTACCGGCTGGATGCCGACAAGTTGATTCTTGACCAGCCGGGCATGGATTGGTTGTGGGACGCCACCGAAATGGTGGTGGCCATTCACCCCGAATTTGGAGATCCGCCGGAGCAGGGAGCGATCAGGTCGTACGGCATGGCACGTTTGGCCCCCTTCGACGCGGTGCGCATGGGCCTGTCGTTCCGAGGTCCCCAAGGTGGGTCGTTCAGGGAACAGGCGGGTGCGATCGGCTCGTTCCTGGGGGCCTTCGCGCTGCCGATGACCGGTGCCTTCGGCAAGGTGGCGGTGGCCGGCAAGGAACTGCGCGACGCACAACGGAAACTGGAACGACGGCGTGAGTTGGCGTTGCCGGAGCCAACCCGAAGCTGGCTCGATCGCAACGGCACCTGGTCCGACGCGATGCCTGCCGAACCGGTGGTGGGTCTATCGCGTTTCCGGGGCGGGACCGCCGGGCCGGTGTTGCTCGCACCAGGTTTTGGCATGTCGTCCGATCACTATTTGCTGGACGCCGCGGCACCCAACCTCACCGAGGTGTTGGTGGCGGCGGGCTACGACGTGTGGCTCTTCGACTACCGATCGTCGATCCTGTTTCCCGGGGCGGGCTCGCCGTCCAACCTGGACGAGATCGCACGCCTCGATTGGCCGGCCGCCGTCAACCGGGTTCGCAGCGAGGCCGGCGCGGAGGAGGTGTCGGTGGTGGCCCACTGCGTCGGCTCGGCCACGGTGCTGATGTCGCTGCTCGATGGGTTGGAGGGGGTGGGCTCGGTGGTGTGTTCCCAGATGTCGGCGCACTTTGACGTGCCCGGGTTCACCCGGCTTCGAGCGCGCCTGCGGCCGGGGCCCAAGCTGGAGGCGCTGGGCTTCACCTCGGTGTTTCCCGACCGTGGTACCGGGCTCTCGGCGCGGCTGGCCGACCTGGCGGTGCGGTCGACGCCGCTGGCTCACGGTGAGCGGTGCGATTCGCCGGTGTGTCGCTGGGTGTTCTTTTTCTATGGACCCACCCATGCTCATGCCAACCTCGACCGGTACACCCACGACCGCATCGCCGAACT